The DNA window CAGTACCTCTCTACCGTTGGCGGGTGGGAAATAACGGCTCACGAGACTGATAATAGTGCGAACCGACAGTTCGGCGATGATCCCGATGATGACTACGAACTCCGCCTGACCGACGAAACAGCACGCATTCACGGACTCGATCCCGATGTCGACACGACACTCACGGACGTTCTCGATATTTATCACCCGGACGACCGGCCACAGGTGAAACGTGCACTCGAGCGGGCGCTCACGAATGGGGAACGCTATGATCTCGAGGTTCGACTCATCGATGGCGATGGGATACGCTGGGTTCGAACAACGGGCGAACCGGTTCAATCAGACAAGACAGGGGCCGTCGTTCGAGGCTCAATTCAAAATATTACTGAGCAAAAATCCCGCGAGCAACGTCTCGAGGCGACGACGGCACGACTCGAGGCGCTGTTCGAAAACTCGCCGGACATCATCGACGTTCTCGATGAGGACGGCACGATTCTCGAGGTCAACCAGCGTTTCTGTACGGAACTTGGCTACACCGAAGCCGAGGTCGTCGGGACGAGTATCTGGGACTACGACGCCGAGTTCGATGCATCAGATGTGACGGGGTTACTCGAGGATCTCGCGGTTGGCGAGCGCCAGAAGTTTGAGGGGCGATTCGTGCGCTCGGACGGTTCGACGTTCCCGATCGAAGTTCACTTGATACGCCTCGATTTCTCCTGGGCTGCGACCGATTCCTCCCGGACTGAGACGACCAACCGCTATCTCGCGATCTGTCGTGATATCGGGGATCGAAAGACACGCGAGCAGGACTTACAGGAGACCAAACGCCGTCTCGAACTCGCACTCGAGGGTGCCGATGCAGGGATCTGGGAGTGGCAAGTTGACACCGACGACATCGCCTGGAACGAGACGCTTGAACGGTTACTCGGACTTGAACCGGGTGGGTTCGAAGGGAACTACGAGGGCTTTGCCAGTCGCGTACACACCGACGATATCGCACGTGTCGAGCAGGCGCTCCAGCAGTCAGTCGACTCGGGAGAGCCCTACCGAGCGGAGTTTCGGATGCGTCACACGGACGACGAGTGGCGGTGGTTTGTTGCACGGGGGCGACTCATTACGGAGCCCACCGCCGGTGCTGAGACGGACACCAACGGCGGAACGATGCGAATGCTCGGCACCGTCAACGACATTACGCCCCGCAAGCGCAACGAGCGTCAACTCCGTGAACGAGAGCACGAACTCGAGCGCTACAGAGCCTACACAAGTGACATTCTCGATGCGATCGACGACGTCGTGTACGTCCTCAACGACGACTACGAACTTCAGCGCTGGAACTCGAGTCTCTCGATGATCACCGGCTACGATGATACCGAACTCGAGGAGATAGACGCACTCGAGTTCATCGCGCCGGATGACCGCGAGGCAGTCCGAACGGGACTCGACACGGTCGATAATCGCAAGGGCGCACCACTCGAGGCGGATGTTATTACGGCAGATGGTACGCGTATTCCATACGAATTCGTCGCCGCGCCGCTTTCTGATCCCGATGGTGAGCCAGTGATTGCGGGTGTTGGCCGTGATATCAGCGAGCGGGTCGAAAAGGAGCGACAGCTCTCGCGGCTGATTAGCAACGTCCCGGGATTCGTCTACCGCTCGAGAAACGAACCCGGGTGGCCGATCGAGTACGCGAGTCAGGGTGTCGAGGAAATTACGGGCTACGAAGCGCAAGCGTTCGAACGCAGCGAGTTACTCTGGGGGGCCGATATCGACCGGAGCGATGGAATCTGGGAGACAGTACAGACCGCACTCGAGAAGCGCGAGTCGTTCAGTATCGTGTACCCAATCGAAACTGCTGATGGCGAGCGACGATGGCTCAAAGAGCAAGGTAGCGGCGTGTATACCGGCGATGACGACACAGTCACCCTGATCGAAGGCGTGGTCATCGACATTACCGAGCGCATCGAGTACGAACAGCAACTCGAGCGAACGACAGACCTACTCGATCGCACCCAACGGCTGGCAGGCGTCGGTGGCTGGGAACTCAATATGCAAGACGACCCTCGGACCGCCACCTGGACTGAGGAGATGTATCGGATTCACGATCTGCCTCGTGACACTACGCCGAATTTAGAGCGGACGCTCGCGTGCTATCATCCCGAAGACCGTTCGCGTGTTCGCGACACACTCGAGACGGCGATCACGACCGAATCGAGTTATGAACTCGAGGCCAGACTCCAGACGGAGACACACGGGACGATCTGGGTGCGAGCGATGGGGGAGCCGATTTACGACGACGATGGCGACCTCGTGACGTTCCGAGGTGCCGTCCAGGACATCACCGAGCAAAAAGAGCGCGAACAGGGACTCGAAGCGCTCACCGAGACGGCTCGAGCATTGCTCAACGCCGAGACCGAACAGGCGATCACGGAACTGGTCGCTGAGAGCGCAACCGAGGTCTTAGAGTCAGCCGGGGCTGCGGTGTACGTTTTGGACGGAGAAACGAATCAGTTCGAGCCGAGTGCACGAACGTCGAAGTTCGCTGCTGGGATCGATGAGTTACCGTCGATTCCGGTCGGCGACAGCGACTCCGTACTCTGGAACGCATACGTCGCGGGCTCACAGACGGTTATCGATGCCGGTGCGACAGACGACCAGTCGCCGTTGTTC is part of the Natronolimnobius sp. AArcel1 genome and encodes:
- a CDS encoding PAS domain S-box protein, with amino-acid sequence MCLLTAVVLSSRSGAVGSVLEYGGVFAPFVLGLAANGDRNDTLEQLTAEIESCVAQLDQETASVVDESDPGRGFGVESSSASAETVLADLEAFAADHEDEIGSLSSALSDLISTVRTREHHLEHRRAFTDEVIDTVDDLVYVLDPSGELRRWNRSVSDVTGYEDDTIAEMNAIEFFGESDRSAIETAVADALEEGTVRVEAALLTAEDERIPYEFSASALEDPDGNTVIAGVGRNIAERTDYEHDLERTTQLLAQVQYLSTVGGWEITAHETDNSANRQFGDDPDDDYELRLTDETARIHGLDPDVDTTLTDVLDIYHPDDRPQVKRALERALTNGERYDLEVRLIDGDGIRWVRTTGEPVQSDKTGAVVRGSIQNITEQKSREQRLEATTARLEALFENSPDIIDVLDEDGTILEVNQRFCTELGYTEAEVVGTSIWDYDAEFDASDVTGLLEDLAVGERQKFEGRFVRSDGSTFPIEVHLIRLDFSWAATDSSRTETTNRYLAICRDIGDRKTREQDLQETKRRLELALEGADAGIWEWQVDTDDIAWNETLERLLGLEPGGFEGNYEGFASRVHTDDIARVEQALQQSVDSGEPYRAEFRMRHTDDEWRWFVARGRLITEPTAGAETDTNGGTMRMLGTVNDITPRKRNERQLREREHELERYRAYTSDILDAIDDVVYVLNDDYELQRWNSSLSMITGYDDTELEEIDALEFIAPDDREAVRTGLDTVDNRKGAPLEADVITADGTRIPYEFVAAPLSDPDGEPVIAGVGRDISERVEKERQLSRLISNVPGFVYRSRNEPGWPIEYASQGVEEITGYEAQAFERSELLWGADIDRSDGIWETVQTALEKRESFSIVYPIETADGERRWLKEQGSGVYTGDDDTVTLIEGVVIDITERIEYEQQLERTTDLLDRTQRLAGVGGWELNMQDDPRTATWTEEMYRIHDLPRDTTPNLERTLACYHPEDRSRVRDTLETAITTESSYELEARLQTETHGTIWVRAMGEPIYDDDGDLVTFRGAVQDITEQKEREQGLEALTETARALLNAETEQAITELVAESATEVLESAGAAVYVLDGETNQFEPSARTSKFAAGIDELPSIPVGDSDSVLWNAYVAGSQTVIDAGATDDQSPLFNDDTGGLVAPIGDHGVFVLDTPLATIDDGSRQLFETLVATTEAAFDRLESEASLRERDAELETRNRRLRRQIEINDLIRRIDQSLIGAASRTEIERTVPKRLVESDVIDFAWIGTVDTGRTTLEARTWAGPHDAYLDAASLDLNDEAADAMAVEPAVRTAQTDQPTLVENIVDQLQQDPWRRTAVDAGFQSAIAVPLSFGDYTDGVLAVYATEPDAFTALERTVLSELGESIANAINAVTTREALHAETFVELTLEIAAETGDDILSRIAATTGGTVTYEGLGTVSSDRTVLFFEVADADSDAIETTLETLVAVIDYRQIRSTDAGTLFEATVTGDVLASRLVRHGGSPRSIRADGSATTVTVDVPVGADVREFVDMLRDHYANVDLNAQRHVERETQTRQELVTSLFESLTERQLEVLRTAYLAGFFEWPRESTGEEIAEMLEVTQPTVNRHLRVGQQQLFAQLFDEQALALDGDL